One segment of Stappia sp. 28M-7 DNA contains the following:
- a CDS encoding PaaI family thioesterase, with the protein MNIETRTFGLADPAEAAKLTGIGQLEAMIAGRFPAPPICRTMNFILTDANAEGFARFEGEPSFDHYNPLGTVHGGWIATILDSALGCAVHATLGMGEGYTTVEFKVNNVRPAFETSGLLTCEGRVLHRGRRMATSEARLVDSAGKLIAHGVETCMIFPAGEAR; encoded by the coding sequence ATGAACATCGAGACGCGCACTTTCGGCCTTGCCGACCCGGCAGAAGCGGCAAAACTGACGGGCATCGGCCAGTTGGAGGCGATGATCGCCGGCCGTTTTCCGGCCCCGCCAATCTGCCGGACGATGAACTTCATCCTGACCGACGCGAACGCCGAGGGCTTTGCGCGCTTCGAGGGCGAGCCCTCCTTCGATCACTACAACCCGCTCGGCACCGTTCATGGCGGCTGGATCGCCACCATCCTGGACTCGGCTCTCGGCTGCGCGGTTCACGCGACCCTTGGCATGGGCGAGGGATACACGACCGTCGAGTTCAAGGTGAACAACGTCCGGCCGGCCTTCGAGACCAGCGGCCTGCTGACCTGCGAGGGGCGCGTCCTGCATCGGGGCCGGCGCATGGCGACCTCCGAGGCCCGGCTTGTCGACAGCGCGGGCAAGCTCATCGCCCATGGCGTCGAAACCTGCATGATCTTCCCCGCAGGCGAGGCCCGCTGA
- a CDS encoding MarR family winged helix-turn-helix transcriptional regulator — translation MASNLLCSCHRIHRAGRVVTRLYERAIADSGSGLTPQQFAVLAALAEADAMTASELTEVVGADRSTLTRALERLDASGLVAGAPGTDRRERRFAVTVAGRAEFELAVAGWRRAEGAMRRAMGPEKVAQLWDLLEEAEAATGTYVRKAV, via the coding sequence ATGGCATCGAACCTCCTGTGCTCCTGTCACCGCATCCATCGGGCCGGCCGTGTCGTCACACGGCTTTACGAGCGGGCCATTGCCGACAGCGGCAGTGGTCTTACGCCTCAGCAATTTGCCGTTCTTGCAGCACTTGCGGAGGCGGACGCGATGACCGCATCCGAACTGACCGAGGTTGTGGGAGCGGACAGGAGCACACTGACACGCGCACTCGAGCGTCTCGATGCGTCGGGCCTTGTGGCCGGAGCGCCCGGAACCGACCGCCGCGAGCGACGGTTCGCGGTGACCGTGGCCGGAAGGGCGGAATTTGAGTTGGCGGTTGCTGGCTGGCGCCGGGCGGAAGGGGCGATGCGCCGGGCCATGGGACCGGAGAAGGTGGCCCAGCTCTGGGACCTGCTCGAAGAGGCCGAGGCAGCAACCGGAACCTATGTCCGGAAAGCGGTATAG
- a CDS encoding NAD regulator: MIEIGLNAVIVSVAAPQPQVLTIAAPPNTSVPSLPFGPFDPTRHRTFEIGLREWVEEQTALKLGYVEQLYTFGDRGRHHIHSDAGPHVVSVGYLALARQTPKSDEALTQQNAQWRSWYSFFPWEDWRDGMPPMVEREILPALKRWAEAPVPEHSPPRGNTREDRVHQAFSVTDGMWNEERVLDRYEMLYEAGLLHEAQRDGRPAAQERAGQPLLGQPMLHDHRRILATAISRLRTKLKYRPLIFELMPHAFTLTDLQRCVEAISGRHIHKQNFRRLVEKGDLVEPTGETSTQTGGRPAALFRFRHEVLKERPALGLRVGGR, encoded by the coding sequence ATGATCGAGATCGGTCTCAACGCCGTCATCGTTTCCGTCGCCGCACCGCAGCCGCAGGTTCTCACCATCGCGGCCCCTCCGAACACCAGCGTTCCCTCGCTGCCCTTCGGCCCGTTCGATCCGACCCGCCACCGGACATTCGAGATCGGCCTGCGCGAATGGGTGGAGGAACAGACCGCGCTGAAACTCGGCTATGTGGAGCAGCTCTACACGTTCGGCGATCGCGGGCGACACCACATCCATTCCGACGCCGGGCCCCATGTGGTCTCGGTCGGCTATCTCGCCCTTGCCCGCCAGACACCAAAGTCGGACGAGGCCCTCACCCAGCAGAATGCGCAGTGGCGTTCCTGGTACTCGTTCTTCCCCTGGGAGGACTGGCGCGACGGCATGCCGCCGATGGTCGAACGCGAGATCCTGCCCGCGCTGAAGCGCTGGGCGGAGGCACCTGTTCCCGAACACAGCCCGCCGCGCGGCAACACGCGGGAGGACCGCGTCCATCAGGCCTTCTCGGTCACCGACGGAATGTGGAACGAGGAGCGCGTCCTCGACCGCTACGAGATGCTCTACGAGGCAGGGCTGCTGCACGAGGCGCAGCGCGACGGACGGCCGGCTGCGCAGGAGCGCGCGGGCCAGCCTCTTCTTGGCCAGCCGATGCTCCACGACCATCGCAGGATCCTGGCGACCGCCATCTCGCGCCTGCGGACCAAGCTGAAATACCGCCCCTTGATCTTCGAGCTGATGCCGCATGCCTTCACGCTGACGGACCTTCAGCGCTGCGTCGAGGCGATCTCCGGCCGGCACATCCACAAGCAGAACTTCCGCCGGCTCGTCGAAAAGGGCGATTTGGTGGAACCCACCGGCGAGACCTCGACCCAGACGGGAGGACGCCCGGCCGCACTGTTCCGCTTCCGCCACGAGGTGCTGAAGGAACGTCCCGCCCTCGGGCTGCGGGTCGGCGGTCGCTAG
- a CDS encoding tyrosine phosphatase family protein: MITVCSLARLQETVERTGARRMITLINAGTRVDRPASIAADDHLFLAFNDITAPAEGLTPPGEAHVRKLLDFVGDWNRSTPLVIHCFAGISRSTAAAFIATCALAPKANEMALAGALRRASPSATPNARLVALADALLEREGRMVEAVRSIGRGADAFEGTPFTLPVAPSDSRAGPGRA; this comes from the coding sequence ATGATAACCGTCTGTTCGCTCGCCCGTTTGCAGGAAACAGTGGAGCGGACTGGCGCGCGCAGAATGATCACCCTGATCAACGCAGGCACGCGGGTCGACCGGCCCGCAAGCATCGCTGCCGACGACCATCTTTTCCTCGCCTTCAACGACATCACCGCTCCCGCCGAGGGACTGACCCCTCCCGGGGAAGCGCATGTGCGCAAGCTGCTAGACTTCGTCGGCGACTGGAACCGCTCAACCCCGTTGGTGATTCACTGTTTCGCCGGCATCAGCCGTTCCACCGCCGCAGCCTTCATTGCGACCTGCGCGCTTGCTCCCAAGGCGAACGAGATGGCGCTGGCCGGCGCGCTGCGGCGCGCTTCGCCGTCAGCGACGCCCAATGCCCGGCTGGTAGCACTTGCCGACGCGCTGCTGGAGCGCGAAGGCCGGATGGTCGAGGCGGTCCGCTCCATCGGCCGCGGCGCGGATGCCTTCGAAGGTACCCCGTTTACCCTGCCGGTCGCACCGAGCGATTCGCGAGCGGGTCCGGGGCGCGCATGA
- a CDS encoding HD family hydrolase, translating to MRAWQRMLSGRRLDLLDPSPLDVEIEDIAHGLARVARWNGQTIGDNAFSVAEHSLLVERLALQMEPGLSPDSCLTILLHDAPEYVIGDMISPFKAVMGGSYKEIEARLQAAIHLRFALPATTPTILRKLTKKADHVAAYFEAVELAGFSDEEACRLFGEPTGFPKRRGQPPRLGLRALPVAQAQKHFLDRFSELERVRASASR from the coding sequence ATGCGCGCCTGGCAGCGGATGCTGTCCGGCCGCCGACTCGACCTGCTCGACCCTTCGCCGCTCGATGTCGAGATCGAGGACATCGCCCATGGCCTTGCGCGCGTGGCGCGCTGGAACGGCCAGACCATTGGCGACAACGCGTTCTCCGTCGCCGAGCATTCGCTTCTGGTGGAGCGGCTTGCACTGCAGATGGAGCCGGGCCTTTCGCCCGACAGCTGCCTGACCATCCTGCTGCACGATGCGCCAGAATACGTCATCGGCGACATGATCTCGCCGTTCAAGGCGGTAATGGGCGGCAGCTACAAGGAGATCGAGGCCCGGTTGCAGGCGGCGATTCACCTGCGCTTCGCCCTGCCTGCAACGACGCCGACGATCCTGCGCAAGCTGACCAAGAAGGCCGACCATGTCGCCGCCTATTTCGAAGCAGTGGAGCTTGCCGGCTTCAGCGACGAGGAAGCCTGCCGCCTGTTCGGCGAGCCGACCGGGTTCCCGAAACGACGAGGGCAGCCGCCGCGCCTGGGGCTGCGGGCCTTGCCGGTCGCGCAGGCACAGAAACATTTCCTCGACCGCTTTTCCGAACTCGAGCGTGTTCGCGCATCGGCAAGCCGGTGA
- a CDS encoding folate-binding protein YgfZ: MSEETPNEPAAMGDGNGILVPLPSRAVLRVAGADAHGFLQNLLTCDMDDVDADGAGYGALLTPQGKILFDFLVVAAEAGYLLDTQRETAADFARRLGFYKLRSKVEIADVSETCKVAASFGQKPEADGCIAVADPRLAGFGWRVFGPPAVIDVLATGETETTYHARRVAAGVPEAPFDFALGDAFPHDADMDDLNGVAFDKGCFIGQEVVSRMRHRGTARRRIIKVAGERDLPASGTEILAGDKPAGTLGTIDGSAGLALVRLDRIAQARARGEPVTAGGVPLEPALPDFARFTWPETAAAAETTE, translated from the coding sequence ATGAGTGAAGAGACACCCAACGAGCCCGCAGCAATGGGCGATGGCAACGGGATCCTCGTTCCCCTGCCCTCGCGGGCGGTCCTGCGCGTCGCCGGGGCGGATGCGCACGGCTTCCTGCAGAACCTTCTGACCTGCGACATGGACGATGTCGACGCGGATGGCGCCGGTTACGGCGCCCTGCTGACGCCCCAGGGCAAGATCCTGTTCGACTTCCTTGTGGTCGCGGCCGAGGCCGGCTACCTGCTTGATACGCAGCGGGAGACGGCGGCGGACTTTGCCCGCCGGCTCGGCTTTTACAAGCTGCGCTCCAAGGTCGAGATCGCCGACGTGAGCGAGACCTGCAAGGTCGCGGCCTCCTTCGGGCAAAAACCCGAGGCCGATGGCTGCATCGCGGTTGCCGACCCGCGCCTTGCCGGGTTCGGCTGGCGCGTGTTCGGCCCGCCCGCCGTCATCGACGTGCTTGCCACCGGCGAGACCGAGACAACCTATCACGCGCGCCGCGTCGCAGCCGGCGTACCGGAAGCGCCCTTCGACTTCGCGCTGGGCGATGCGTTCCCCCATGACGCGGACATGGACGATCTCAACGGCGTTGCCTTCGACAAGGGCTGTTTCATCGGCCAGGAAGTGGTGAGCCGGATGCGCCACCGGGGCACCGCGCGCCGCCGCATCATCAAGGTCGCCGGAGAACGCGATCTGCCCGCCTCCGGAACGGAGATCCTTGCCGGAGACAAGCCCGCCGGGACGCTCGGGACCATCGATGGCAGCGCGGGCCTTGCTCTGGTCAGGCTCGACAGGATCGCCCAGGCACGCGCGCGCGGCGAGCCGGTGACGGCAGGCGGCGTGCCGCTGGAGCCGGCATTGCCGGATTTCGCCCGCTTCACCTGGCCGGAGACTGCCGCAGCTGCGGAGACCACCGAATGA